In bacterium, a genomic segment contains:
- the hemA gene encoding glutamyl-tRNA reductase has translation MSLFYKKLGLIGLSFKTAKLALREAFSSEEKLTQFIDRQISQKHIKGGFSLCTCNRVEIYYEKENTEKNLINELINFFSVEINQSDINDAFYTKEKEDVIEHVFKVASSLDSLVIGEPQITAQLKKSYQQAHDDSFVSGEMHKFIHRALSVSKKIKSNTDIGKHAVSISYVAIELIKKVFDDLKNCKVLLLGAGEMAELCLKHLQAKDVKNISIANRSLEKAINLSSLYQASTVAFDQFHKVIHQFDIVIASTGASKFIVEYEDMKHAMDKRKNNPVFIIDISVPRNVNPNVEQLSEVYLYNVDDLEKISINNQKIRSDEALKADLIISDEVSKFIDLQEKEANKESIVELRKHYNKIFEHEMKKMLKTIKSVKDDDVEKIQKTFEAVQKKILANPIKYVKAKPSKEKISELRKIFNIGDD, from the coding sequence ATGAGTTTATTTTATAAAAAATTAGGTTTAATTGGCTTGAGTTTTAAAACAGCCAAACTAGCTCTTAGAGAGGCATTTTCATCTGAAGAAAAATTAACTCAATTTATTGATAGACAAATAAGTCAAAAACATATCAAAGGTGGTTTTTCTTTGTGCACCTGTAATAGAGTTGAAATTTATTATGAAAAAGAAAATACCGAAAAAAATCTTATCAATGAATTGATCAACTTTTTTTCAGTTGAGATTAATCAAAGTGATATTAATGATGCATTTTACACAAAAGAAAAAGAAGATGTTATAGAGCATGTTTTTAAAGTGGCCAGCAGTTTAGATTCTCTTGTTATTGGTGAGCCTCAAATTACTGCGCAGTTAAAAAAATCATATCAACAGGCACATGATGATAGCTTTGTTTCAGGAGAAATGCATAAATTCATTCATAGAGCTTTATCTGTATCTAAAAAAATAAAATCAAATACAGATATAGGAAAACATGCTGTTTCTATAAGTTATGTTGCCATAGAGCTAATAAAAAAAGTTTTTGATGATTTGAAAAATTGCAAAGTTTTATTACTAGGTGCAGGAGAAATGGCAGAGCTGTGTTTAAAGCATTTACAGGCAAAGGATGTCAAAAATATCAGCATTGCTAACCGATCACTAGAGAAAGCAATTAACCTATCTTCTTTATATCAAGCTTCGACAGTAGCATTTGATCAGTTTCATAAAGTAATACACCAGTTTGATATCGTTATTGCTTCTACAGGAGCTAGTAAGTTTATTGTGGAATATGAAGATATGAAACATGCCATGGATAAAAGAAAAAATAATCCTGTTTTTATTATTGATATATCGGTTCCAAGAAATGTAAATCCAAACGTAGAACAACTAAGCGAAGTTTATCTTTATAATGTTGACGATCTTGAAAAGATTTCGATTAATAATCAAAAAATTAGGTCAGATGAAGCTTTAAAAGCAGATTTGATTATTAGCGATGAAGTGAGTAAATTTATTGATTTACAAGAAAAAGAAGCAAATAAAGAGAGTATCGTTGAGTTAAGAAAGCACTATAACAAAATTTTTGAACATGAAATGAAAAAAATGTTAAAAACAATAAAATCAGTTAAAGATGATGATGTAGAAAAAATACAAAAAACCTTTGAAGCTGTACAAAAAAAAATCCTCGCCAATCCAATTAAATATGTTAAAGCAAAACCCAGTAAAGAAAAAATATCAGAACTGAGAAAAATTTTTAATATTGGCGATGACTAA
- the trxA gene encoding thioredoxin — MAHAEIINITDDSFEKAALQSPIPTLVDFWAEWCGPCLAIAPILDELAEEYKGKVRICKLNTSDNQAVPVKYGIRSIPTMILFKNGEIVEQIVGAAGVKEKLSAAFDQALA, encoded by the coding sequence ATGGCACATGCAGAAATTATCAATATAACCGATGACAGTTTTGAAAAAGCAGCACTTCAATCACCCATTCCTACTTTGGTTGATTTCTGGGCAGAATGGTGTGGCCCATGCTTAGCCATAGCTCCAATATTGGATGAATTAGCTGAAGAATACAAAGGTAAAGTTCGCATTTGTAAACTCAACACCAGTGATAATCAAGCTGTGCCCGTCAAATACGGCATACGAAGCATCCCAACCATGATTCTATTTAAAAATGGTGAAATCGTTGAACAAATTGTGGGAGCTGCCGGTGTAAAAGAAAAACTATCTGCAGCCTTCGATCAAGCCTTGGCTTAA
- the ccsA gene encoding cytochrome c biogenesis protein CcsA: MMIAQGILLLSSIISVFLCFGCFYQMSFKQRKRWGTKSLLVIQALSFYLYACLNILSGYRVFKLAVDYVFFSAVLFSVVFVFLSLSMRFLIGKLCIVLNIFFSCLTVFFLLWSQKEQFLHQNYIQETVWLVHMSSNCTGVIFLSMSLILGANYIRNQNLIKRHSDFNQLDLVTLSLSRIDHMMSKLLFVVFAAINISLLTGIVLAHSLWDSSWLSNPKFIVSALMWWMFAILVWGRLKKGWRGKKFVQGLFACEVVLVGLLLLSFIK, from the coding sequence ATGATGATTGCACAAGGTATATTACTGCTGTCATCGATTATATCTGTTTTTCTGTGCTTTGGATGTTTTTATCAAATGTCATTTAAACAGCGTAAACGTTGGGGAACTAAAAGTTTACTGGTCATTCAAGCTTTAAGTTTTTATCTCTATGCATGTTTAAACATACTATCTGGTTATAGAGTGTTTAAGCTGGCTGTAGACTATGTTTTTTTTAGCGCAGTACTTTTTTCAGTTGTTTTTGTTTTTTTATCATTGAGCATGCGGTTTCTTATTGGCAAGCTATGCATTGTATTGAATATTTTCTTCTCATGTCTAACAGTGTTTTTTTTACTGTGGTCTCAAAAAGAGCAGTTTTTACATCAAAACTATATACAAGAAACTGTTTGGCTGGTGCATATGTCATCAAATTGTACTGGGGTAATATTTTTAAGTATGTCCTTAATTCTTGGGGCTAATTATATACGAAACCAAAATTTAATTAAGCGACATAGTGATTTTAATCAGTTGGATCTTGTAACTTTATCTCTATCAAGGATCGACCATATGATGTCTAAATTATTATTTGTGGTATTTGCTGCAATTAATATCAGTTTACTTACAGGCATTGTTTTAGCGCATAGTTTATGGGATAGTTCTTGGTTGAGCAATCCTAAGTTTATTGTATCAGCGCTTATGTGGTGGATGTTTGCTATTCTAGTTTGGGGTAGGTTAAAAAAGGGCTGGAGAGGCAAAAAGTTTGTTCAAGGCCTTTTTGCTTGTGAAGTAGTTTTGGTGGGACTTTTACTATTGTCATTCATAAAATGA
- the hemC gene encoding hydroxymethylbilane synthase codes for MTKKNKIIVGTRASLLATTQTEQTCKMVFNNDCEYELKKITTTGDADQNKTFSEFGRQALFSKELDEALLNHECDIAIHSFKDLTGEIPQGLKLQMLCNQVDSRDCFVSDKFKKIDDLPPGAVVGTSSIRRYTILKKHFPHLKVKPIRGNIDTRISKMQKGDYDAILLAKAGLIRLNKQKIIASSLDESIFTPPLGQGLIAIVTRNNEDVFQYLNKDKNINYFDAVMCLKKIISSYEGGCSLPFGLDIQVNGYKLCFNVYLGNAVEGTEVRFSVLYDNDGLSVLEEKFRNMMDKNNALSICNAMKNFAIPYETD; via the coding sequence ATGACTAAAAAAAATAAAATAATCGTTGGAACCAGAGCCAGCCTCTTAGCAACCACTCAAACTGAACAAACCTGTAAAATGGTTTTTAACAATGACTGTGAGTATGAGTTAAAAAAAATTACAACCACGGGGGATGCAGATCAAAATAAGACATTTTCTGAGTTTGGTAGACAAGCGCTGTTTAGTAAGGAACTGGATGAAGCTTTATTGAATCACGAGTGTGATATTGCTATACATAGTTTTAAAGACCTTACGGGTGAAATTCCACAAGGTCTTAAGTTGCAAATGTTATGCAATCAAGTCGACTCCAGAGATTGTTTTGTTTCAGACAAATTTAAAAAAATTGATGATTTGCCACCGGGCGCAGTTGTTGGAACTTCGAGTATTCGCCGATATACAATTTTAAAAAAACACTTTCCGCATTTAAAAGTGAAACCTATTAGAGGCAATATAGATACAAGAATATCCAAAATGCAAAAAGGTGATTATGATGCGATTTTATTGGCAAAAGCTGGCCTGATAAGACTGAATAAGCAAAAAATAATAGCATCTAGTTTGGATGAAAGTATTTTTACACCGCCTTTAGGTCAAGGCTTGATTGCGATTGTTACCAGAAATAATGAAGATGTATTTCAATATCTAAATAAAGATAAAAATATCAACTATTTTGATGCGGTGATGTGTCTAAAAAAAATTATTTCTAGTTATGAAGGTGGGTGTTCACTGCCATTTGGTTTGGATATTCAAGTGAACGGTTATAAGCTGTGTTTTAATGTATACCTTGGAAATGCTGTAGAGGGTACAGAAGTTAGATTTTCTGTGTTGTATGACAATGATGGTTTAAGTGTATTAGAAGAAAAGTTCCGAAATATGATGGATAAAAATAACGCTTTATCAATCTGTAATGCCATGAAAAATTTTGCTATACCTTATGAAACAGATTGA
- a CDS encoding DnaJ domain-containing protein, with protein sequence MVRHSSHKVTALKKSDFLDFFAIMEKKAISANIVLVSGEVKSLFFLKQGRIIAHKSNVEREHHLNQLIENLDAEQRTFIQHGLDQLSPFDQWAYLYNKNLIKESAYQDFLEKDCSSIILAHYSSKETNALRVSNVEAEHQHMLSIAPFKIVFEALKQTIKIEAVNQYEQVNIKVKKKDVFDAYQKYVSHESIVYDKKKELFYVMHPQSELVLDLYLLKEYQVVDLEMFSEKIEQKYKITSEKDLLNKNAFEVFGLDETASGAIIKKKYMEMVATHHPDKNGNLPEKEKRTIEKIFSQITLAYKKISTAEQRKEYIKELSKIKESQKAQKKVKAETIFFEGLAQMKNKNFDGAYEKFNESNKILPDEKYRIYAAWSYFRLGVKNNSRATIEEARENLKKETLKDMPMLEALFYLASIEKNLGNYRQAKKYLSQVVDRDPYFMNAKVELNLINKRV encoded by the coding sequence ATGGTGCGTCATTCGAGTCATAAAGTAACAGCATTAAAAAAAAGTGATTTTTTAGATTTTTTTGCAATAATGGAGAAAAAGGCAATCAGTGCTAATATTGTTTTGGTATCGGGTGAAGTCAAATCGTTGTTTTTTTTAAAGCAAGGACGTATTATTGCCCACAAAAGTAATGTAGAACGAGAACATCATTTAAACCAACTTATTGAAAACTTGGATGCAGAGCAAAGAACATTTATTCAGCATGGTTTAGATCAGTTATCACCCTTTGATCAGTGGGCCTATTTATACAATAAAAATCTTATCAAAGAATCCGCTTACCAGGACTTTTTAGAAAAAGATTGTTCATCGATTATTTTGGCGCATTATAGTAGTAAAGAAACAAATGCTTTGAGAGTGTCCAATGTTGAGGCAGAACATCAACATATGTTGAGTATTGCGCCTTTTAAAATAGTGTTTGAGGCATTGAAACAAACCATAAAGATTGAAGCTGTAAATCAATATGAACAAGTCAATATCAAGGTTAAAAAAAAGGATGTATTTGACGCTTATCAAAAGTATGTAAGCCATGAATCTATTGTTTATGACAAAAAAAAAGAGCTTTTTTACGTTATGCACCCTCAATCAGAACTGGTTTTAGATTTGTATCTTTTAAAAGAATACCAAGTTGTTGATTTAGAGATGTTTTCTGAAAAAATTGAACAAAAATATAAAATTACAAGTGAAAAAGATTTGCTTAATAAAAATGCCTTTGAGGTTTTTGGTTTAGATGAAACTGCAAGTGGCGCAATAATAAAGAAAAAGTACATGGAAATGGTGGCCACGCATCATCCAGATAAAAATGGCAATTTACCTGAAAAAGAGAAAAGAACTATTGAAAAAATATTTTCTCAGATCACACTGGCCTATAAAAAGATTAGTACTGCTGAACAGAGAAAAGAGTATATAAAAGAACTATCAAAAATAAAAGAAAGTCAAAAAGCACAAAAAAAAGTAAAAGCTGAAACCATTTTTTTTGAAGGTTTAGCACAGATGAAAAATAAAAACTTTGATGGTGCCTATGAAAAATTTAATGAAAGCAACAAGATCTTACCAGATGAAAAATACCGCATTTATGCTGCGTGGAGTTATTTTCGTTTAGGAGTAAAAAATAACTCTAGAGCAACCATTGAAGAAGCTAGAGAAAATTTGAAAAAAGAAACTTTAAAAGATATGCCTATGCTAGAAGCTTTGTTTTACTTAGCCAGTATAGAAAAAAACTTGGGCAACTATAGACAAGCAAAAAAATACTTGTCTCAAGTCGTTGATAGAGATCCATATTTTATGAATGCAAAAGTTGAATTAAATTTAATTAACAAGAGAGTATAA